A window of Pelomonas sp. SE-A7 genomic DNA:
AGCTCAGCTTGGCGGCCGGACGCAGATCGACCAGGCCCCAGGCCTGCAGCCACGGCTCCCATTCACCGGGGATGCCGCTGACGTCGCTGTCCATGGCCAGGTGCAGCAGGGTGTGCCGGGCCAGGTCTGACGGCTGCCGCAAGGGCTGTTCCAGTTCGGCGGTCAGCCGCGGGCTGCAGACCGGCACCATCGCTTCTTCGAACAGTCGCTGACCACCGGAGCGACCAATCGGCAGATAGCGGATTGCCAGGTCGAAGCCCTCGGCCGCCAGGTTGCGGTTGTCCAGCGTGGCGTCCATGCGGACGTCGATGCCGGGGTGGGCCCGGGTGAAGGCGGTCAGCCGCGGGATCAGCCAGAGCGAGGCAAAGCCGGGTGTGGTCGTCAGCGCCAGCATTTCGCGCTGCTGCGGCGTGCGCAGCTCGCGGACCGTGCCTCGCAGCGTGCTCAAGGCGCTTGTGCAGGAAGCGAGCAAGCGCTGACCTTCGGCTGTCAGCACCAGGGCGCGGTGCTTGCGGGTGAACAGCGTCAGGCCCAGTTCCTCTTCCAGGGCCCGCATCTGCCGGCTGACGGCCGACTGTGTGACGAAACGCTCGGTGGCCGCCTTGGTAAAGCTCAGATGCCGGGCTGCGGCTTCGAAAGACAGCAGCAGGTCCAGTGGCGGCAAACGGTCCAAGGGCTTGTTTTGCATGCGCTGAAGGAATGCGAGATGTTCCGAGGATTCGTTTGAAGCATGCCCGACGGGCTGCCAATATTCGTCGCAAGCAGGCCAATGTGCAAGACCCGTTGCCCCGGCCTGCAGCATGCCAATCCCGCATGCATCGCACCTGACCGAGGAGCTCCTCATGCTGATCCAAGCCACCCGCACCCAACTGCAGCTCGCCAAGGGCCAGAGCACGCGTCTGACGGAAGCCGCCCATGCGCGCCTGTCCAGCGCCGGCGGCACGCTCTGGGTGACCATAGACAACGACCGCCGCGACCTGGTGCTCGAAGCCGGCGAGGGCCTGGATGTGGACGGCAGCGAGCCCATCATAGTCAGTGCCCTGGGTGGCCCGGCCGTGCTGGACCTGCGCCCCAGCTGCGCGAGTGCCTGATGGACGCCCGGCTGCTGCAGGCCAACGCCCAGGCGATACGCCCGGAGTTGCTGCGCCTGCGTCCGGATCGGGCCGTGCTGCTGCGGGCGATCACACCGCAGGATGCGGTTGCCGAGCAGGCCTTTGTCGGCGAGGGCCTGTCTCTGATCTCCAGGCATCAGCGCTTCCATGTCGGCCTGCCGCGGCTGAGCCCCACGCTGCTGCGGCTGATGATCGAGGTCGACCAGCGTGAGCATGTAGCCCTCGTTGCGCAGGAGCTGGCACCCTCCGATGCCGAGGCATCTGGATTCGTGGCCACCGAACGTATCGTCGCCGATGCCCGCTTCGTGCGTGACCCAGCCCGGCCGGACGAGGCCGAGTTCGCGCTGGCGGTGGCCGATGCCTGGCAAAGCCTGGGCCTGGGCCGCACGCTGATTGCGCGCCTCGCGACGCATGCCCGTGCTCAGGGCATACGGGCCCTGGTCGGTGACGTGCTGGCCGACAACCGCCGCATGCAGGTGCTGATGCGTGGCCTGGGCGCCCAGGTGCTGGCCAACCCGCAGGGGCCTCAGCTGGTCAAGGTCCGTTATCCGGTCTGAGGCTCAGAGCCCCAATTCCTTCAGCAGCGTTTCGCGCAGCGCCTGTGCTTCAGGGCTGGCGAGGCGACGCGGATGCGGCAGATCGATCTTGAAGCTGGCCTGGATGGCCGTGGGCCGTGGCGACAGCACGAGCACGCGGTCCGCCATGTAGATGGCCTCTTCGACGTCGTGCGTGATCAGCAGCACCGTGTGCCGTTCCTCGGCCAGGATGCGCAAGAGCTCGTTGCGCATCTTCATGTTCATCAGCGCATCCAGCGCCGAGAAGGGCTCGTCCAGGTAGAGCACCTCGGGCTTGACGATCAGGGCCCGTGCCAGCTCCACGCGCTTGAGCATGCCGCCGGACAGCTCGTGCGGATAGGCACCCTCGAAGCCCTTGAGCCCGACCATCTCGGCATAGTGATCCGCCAGCGCGGCGCGCTCGGCGTGCTGTTCGCCGTGGTCCTCGTCGTTGAGGCCGAACATCAGGTTCTGCTGCACGGTCAGCCATGGGAAGACCGAACCATGCTGGGAGATGACGATCCCCTTGGGGCTCGGGCCTTTCACCTCGTCGCCGTCGATGCGCACCGCGCCGCCATCGGGCTTCTCGAAGCCGGCGATCAGGTTCATCAGCGTCGATTTGCC
This region includes:
- a CDS encoding DUF2917 domain-containing protein, producing the protein MLIQATRTQLQLAKGQSTRLTEAAHARLSSAGGTLWVTIDNDRRDLVLEAGEGLDVDGSEPIIVSALGGPAVLDLRPSCASA
- the gcvA gene encoding transcriptional regulator GcvA; the encoded protein is MQNKPLDRLPPLDLLLSFEAAARHLSFTKAATERFVTQSAVSRQMRALEEELGLTLFTRKHRALVLTAEGQRLLASCTSALSTLRGTVRELRTPQQREMLALTTTPGFASLWLIPRLTAFTRAHPGIDVRMDATLDNRNLAAEGFDLAIRYLPIGRSGGQRLFEEAMVPVCSPRLTAELEQPLRQPSDLARHTLLHLAMDSDVSGIPGEWEPWLQAWGLVDLRPAAKLSFTSYAEAIAAAVAGQGVAIGRRPLVDALLANGQLVTPFDAQVASPRAYQLMVDLASRSRPAVRAFEQWLLEQAVATRA
- a CDS encoding ABC transporter ATP-binding protein produces the protein MSDKNKKPKIVIDAIRKSFASARGEALPVIAGVSLEVEDGEFVAIVGPSGCGKSTLMNLIAGFEKPDGGAVRIDGDEVKGPSPKGIVISQHGSVFPWLTVQQNLMFGLNDEDHGEQHAERAALADHYAEMVGLKGFEGAYPHELSGGMLKRVELARALIVKPEVLYLDEPFSALDALMNMKMRNELLRILAEERHTVLLITHDVEEAIYMADRVLVLSPRPTAIQASFKIDLPHPRRLASPEAQALRETLLKELGL
- a CDS encoding GNAT family N-acetyltransferase, coding for MDARLLQANAQAIRPELLRLRPDRAVLLRAITPQDAVAEQAFVGEGLSLISRHQRFHVGLPRLSPTLLRLMIEVDQREHVALVAQELAPSDAEASGFVATERIVADARFVRDPARPDEAEFALAVADAWQSLGLGRTLIARLATHARAQGIRALVGDVLADNRRMQVLMRGLGAQVLANPQGPQLVKVRYPV